From the genome of Pseudoliparis swirei isolate HS2019 ecotype Mariana Trench chromosome 14, NWPU_hadal_v1, whole genome shotgun sequence:
TTCAAGGGAACGTCAGCAGGACCCTTCATCGACTTCTCTCCAACTCGGGAGGAGAAGACTCGAAAAGGATACGGgtcggagagacggagagaggcaACGTCAGCTTTTACTCCACGTGCATTGAGTCGGGAGCCTTGGATTATCTGAAGCAGCTTCAATACGAACCCGGTGAAGCTCAGGAAGAAGTAACAAAGGAGAATATCATCGGCGGTGACGTTCAGGAGACCAAATTCTTGCTGCGGAAGAATCATCAGCAGATTGGTCGCACGGTGGCAGAAGACGATATAGTTCCCGGTGACGTGCACCGCAATGTGAAAGTCTTCATGACGGAGCCTGCCGTCACCTACAGAAACCTGGAGAAAAAGGATATTGTCAAAGGTGACCTCAATGCAGCCCGAGATTCACTGACGCAAGCTATCAATCAGAAAGTTTTAATCGAGAAAGAGGAGGTGGTGAAAGGAGACATACCCACGACGTTAAGGTCTCTGGAGGAGGCCCAACATCAAGCCAAGGGAATGGAAAAGCCTGAAATTGTCAAGGGAGACATCAGAGGAGCTCTCCAGTCCCTGGAGAAATCTGCAACCACGAATACGGAAACGACAGTTGAAGATCTGGTTCCCGGTGATATCAAAGGTGCCCTGAAGTCCCTGGAGGAGGCCACGCAAGCTGTGAAAGAGGTTGAGAAAGAGGAGATTCTCAAAGGGGATATCCACACTGCCCTGCAAAGCTTACACGAGGCAACGAGTGAGAAAAGGACTTTCCAGCATCAAGTGAGCGAACAAGGGGATGTTAAAGGCACCATCCAGCTCTTGCTCGAGCCAACGACTTCTTCCAGACTGCGGCGCAGGGGCAGCATCGAAGGAGACGTGAAGACGTCGATGAAATGTCTCTATGAAGGACAGGAAGCAACGCAGGTGGAAAAGGAGGAAGTCGTAAAAGGGGACGTTCAAGGAGCGATAAATAATCTAATGCAAAGGAAACAATACTCGAATCCGAAACACACGCACCCCCCTCAGAAAGCAAAAGTGCCCGTGAAGAATCCATTAACGGTGAAGCAGGCGGAGCAGGGATGCTTGCATGACGCCGAGAGCGAGAGTGAAGCAGTCGATCCGGCCCCCGCTGTGAAAAAGCTCTCTCAGAGCCGTGAGTCACAGAAGCACTCGCAGAGGCACGATGAAAGCAAATCAGTGGAAACACAGGTAATAACCCAAGAGGCCCGCTCGGTGACTGTAGCCAAAACAGAGAATCCCACTGGGGCCTCTCAACAGAAGAGCACGAAAGTGCTGCTCCCGCAGAAAATACAAGCTCCTAAGCCTGTTACGATACAGAAAAAACAGACGACTAATAATGATCACGCGGAGATCAAAGTGGCTGAAGCTTGCGTGACAAAAGAGCTGCGGAGCGAATCGCAGACCAATGCTTCAACCAAGCAGGTGTGCGAAACAAAGTCAACCAAACGGGTGCAGACGACGGTGACGGAGAGGACCGTCGTACGCGAGCAGCACGTGTCGTCGGAGCAGGTGTCTCAGAAGCAAATGGAGAACACGGCGCTCACGCAAAAGCAGAGCGCTAAAAACACGACGAGCGATCACCGCAACCTCGACACGAGGGCGAAAGGCGCGATCAAAAAGGCGAAGCCAGAGATTCactttcctccccctccctcttcgCCGCCTCCCCCCTCGGAGTCGGAGCTCTCGCTCCCTCTGCCGCCCTCGCCGGTGCCGGAGGGCCCCGCGTTCCCCCGCCCTTCTCTCACGACTCAGGACAGCGACCTCCCGCCTCCGCCGCCTCCGCCTCCCATGGAATGCAACCGCGAGCTGGATTTctttcctccgcctcctccgcctccaccctCTGTGGGCCAAGATTTTCTCCCACCACCTCCCTCGCAGCAAGAGCTCTATGCAACGCCTCCTCCCCCCGTGAAGCTGGGCAAACCGATCGGAAAGCCTCTATTCAAAGTGCCCGAGCAACCGGAAGCGCAGAAGCAGCCGGTACAAGTGAAACCCAAATGGCAGAAAAAGCAGCcgactcctccaccaccaccaccacctcggcTCCCTCCCAATCAAGCAGACACGTTGTCAACGGAGCGTCACGAAAGAGCTGGAGTTCAGGAAGTAAAAAAGGAAACGACCCAACAGATTAGAACAAGCCAGCAGATTCAGTCAGAGTCAACAGCAGTGTCGACGACTAAAATACCAAGCGTCCCACATGTGAAACCGATGCAAAAAGAGAGCCCAAAGCCACCGAAGAAAAGCTTCGTCCCTCCTCTTAAACTGCCTCCGCCTCCTGAACCCGCTCCAGCGGCAAAGCCCAGGCCTTACGCCCGCAAATTTAAAACCCCTCTCATGCTCGCAGAGGAAAAGTACCGCCTACAAACGGAGAAAGAAGAATCCGAGAGGATCAATGTCACCACTCCCACGTCACCACCAATTAAGATGCCCTCCTTTGCTGCAAGTCCTGAGCTTCACGCGGCATTAGGCATAGAGGCGGAAGAGGCCACGGAAGTCACACaagcaaagagagaagaagctaAGATTGTTTCTAACGAAGCAATATTGGCTGCCAAGAAAATCCCTTCCCAGATCCCTTTGAGCAAACCCTCGATCTCAGTTTGCAATAAGAAATCAGCATTCGGATCTTCAAATGTGTCCGTGGATAAAAAACACGTCGCCGCCGATCACTCAGAAAAGACGGCCTCCGCTGATGTCGTGAACAAGAGTCAAACCGCACACAGGCAGCAGACGCACGCTGTCTCTGTTTCTCAGGCCTCAGTTATTGAAAAGCAGTCATGCGTGAACGTGGTCACTTCTTCAGTCacggagcagcagcagttgATTAAGAAATCCAGCAGCAGGTCTATCGCTGTCCAGGAAAATGCAAATCTCCAAAGCCAGGCTGCGGTCACATTGAAAGCAGAAGATGTGACGAATAGTAATGCACCGCCGACACGGGAGGGGGAGACGAGTCCCTCTCAACCCACTAAAATTCCAAAGGTAACTCCGAGCTTCAAGGTGAAAACCTTTAAGATGCCaacggagaggaaagaggagagaagtgaAATGCATTTACAGCGGGAGAAAAGTAACGCGTCGCAGAGCAGCCAAACAAAAGTGAGTCAGAAGAACAACCAGCTGACGTCGGCAAGAACCGAGGTGAAAAGAGAAGTCAAGGAGAAGAGCAGTCGCGTGAGCCCACCTGTAAAGGAAGTTGAAGTGGAGGTTCATCTTAAAAAGGGAGAGCGGCTGCAAAAGAGTGAGACTGATATAAAGCTGTCGCCATCAGTTACTGTTCTAATCCCTAAGATAACATCTGCAGCAAGTCATCAAGGACAAAGCCATGTCTCTGCCTCCCACAGTCAGCAGAGCGTAAAGGCAGAGCACGTTCGCCATCGCAAGGAGGAGGGGCTGGTGACTGAGAGCGTGGTACAGCAACGCGTTCACAGACAAGAGGCGGttcacatgcagcaacacatgaAGGTGCAGGCGGCGGATGCGAATGCGATGCAGATAAAGGCGGCGGAGTCGAAAGGTGACCCGGTGGGCGTGTCTGTGCAGAGGACGGGCGGAATAGCCCGTAAAGACGAGTCTCATTCGGGAGAAATCACAGGTTTGGAGAAATGTGATGTGATGCAGAAGCTGCTCGCTGAAATGAAAGAGCTCGAAGGCACAGCGAGCAAAATAGACTCCGACGCTGTCAGGGTGATTATAAGCCGACTGCCGGACTGGGCGATGGGCTCGGAGGAGAAACATAATTTCAGCGAAATTGCAAAACAGCAGAGCAAGAAAAAGCTGAAAGAGATGATGGTCTACGTGAGAAATAATTGTCACGCAAAGTGCTGTGCTCTTTTGAAAGAGAGCTCGACGGCCGCGGAAAACGAAGCGCCGCCGACGCCTCCGAAACCGGACGAGAGCGTCAGTATCGGCTCGTCCAAAAGTGAAAGGAGGCTGGTGGAAGAGAAGGTGTCCCTCCAAGAGAGGAAGGTGCATCAGGAGTGGAGGGAAGAGGCCGGTCAGAGGGTGTCCTCCCCTTTAGCGAGCATCCGCTCTCCGTCACCCACTTTTATAAGCATCGAGTCGAGGAGGGTGGACTCGCCGCTCCGGGTCCCCTCGTCTCCACCGCTCAACAAGTCAGTCGGCACGCCTCCGCCGCCTCCACGCCGGCCGTACACGCCCACGTCTACGTTCAGCAGGGCCACGCCCTCCCCCACCCCGAGTCGCTCCGAGAAGCTGGTGAAACTACGGGACTCCACCTCCGAGCTTTCTCGCGGCGCGACCCCTCCGCTTCCCACGCCGGCGCCCGAGTGGTTAGCGGCCCAAAGGGAGGTCTCGACGGAGGGACTCGAGCGAGAGGTGGCGGACGCGGCGGAAATGTCGGACTCCATGCAGACTGTGAGGGGCAAAAAGTCTTTCTTCGAGGAGGCGCAGAAGTCGGAGGTGAGCAGGATGTACGTGCGGAAGGACCCCGTCGACATCCCCGAGCGTCTGGCGGCCGACTCCGAGGAAGGCGGCGAGGCCGTGCCGATGGACTTTTCGAGAGAGGATCTCCCGAAGGTCGACCTCTCGGAGCTGGTGAACAGATTTGAATCTCCGCGACCGAAAGTCTACGCGAGAAGAGAGCCTATCGTCATCGCGGAGCGGCTGGGCAGCGACGCGGAGGACGCGGAGGCCGACCCGCCGAGAGCCGACGACGTTCCCTCGTTCAACGTGAAGGCCATAGCGGATGTGTTCGAGACGGGAGAACACGGATCTCAGGCGGCCCGAGACCTCCGAGAACAAATAGAACGACGAGAACCAGGATCGGCGGGCCGCTCGGAAACGACCGCGGTCACCGAGCGATTCCGCGTCGCCGACGACTCGGCGAGCGAGACGCTCCGAGGAAACCCGCCCTCCTACGCCGACGTGGTGGGGGGCGCGGTCCCGACGGTGGCCGTGCCCCCCGAGGCCTCCACCACCGAGGAACTGCTGAGAAACTTCCAGCAGTCCTGGGCCGAGAGCCAGGAGGCGTTCCAGAACCTGGGTTTCAGTGTCACGGAGCAGAGGACCGTGACGCACCGGCAGGAAACCGTCGTGACGGGTAAAGCGAGCGGCGAGGCATGAGGATACTAAACGGGCGTGGCGGTGTGTTTGCCGTTGTGTGTGAGAAGTCGAGAGCATCGCCGTGCATCGTGTGCAGAGGGCGGAAGCATTAACATCGGTTTGACAATGTGACATGGCGTGATTTCCTTCTGGGTGCTGCTTCCTGTTCATGCGCCTTCCGTTTTGAATATCCACAGGTGACACTCTGTCCTCTCGTGTCGTGCTGCTGGTGCATGAAGCTGGCAACATAACAAACTGGTATCTCTCACGCCTGGGTGTGTGATGGCGAGACGTGCTTGAAGTGTCTCGAGCGAGAAGAAAATGAGTTGGAGATTCACCTTTTATTCTACGTTCATGAAGGGAttacaaaacaaaagtcacttttTGATGCATGGAATTAATTACATGTTCAAAGCTTTTACATTAATTATGAAAATCACTCTTAATCCTTCTAACacaaacaatttaaaacaataataGCAATCATAACTCTTAGTGacacttgtttttgtttgctgCCATCCATTAAACATCCAACACAATAaaattaaagtttgtttttttatttttgtaacatTTCAGGTCACTAACCTACCTTGAAAGAGTTCTGTCATTTGAGTCGTACTGTAAAGGATTTAAGGCCTTAATAAGTGCTTTATAAAGAGCCGAGAAAAGGAagcgattaacatttttaacatGACATTAAagttctttctttatttctttgcaGAAAATTCGAGTTCCAGAGTCCGAGCTGTGTCAGGCGTGTCGCAAGAGGGTGTACCCGATGGAGTCGCTGTTTGCAGACAAACAAAACTTCCATAGGAGCTGCTTTCGCTGTGAGCACTGCAGCGGCAAGCTCAGGTGACATGTGATCTACGGTGACGCTGTGTCACAGAGCCAACGCATTCTCCTCCTTTAACCTCTcgttgtcttcctcctcctctccagcctcGGGAACTACGCCTCTCTCCATGGACGAATGTACTGCAAGCCACACTTCACGCAACTGTTCAAATCCAAAGGAAATTACGACGAGGGATTTggacagaaaccacacaaagAACTCTGGAATAATAAGCACCAGGACCATCCAGCTGAAAAGAACAAGGTCAAGTCGCCGTCGCCTGAAAAGAAAGTCACCGAGTCCAGAATCCCCGCTGCCCAGAGCACATTAGTCGCTCCGGAGGACGACAGGAGGAAACCAGAAGATGAAAGCAAAAAGCTCGCCACGAAGATTTCTGTCGTATGGCCTCCACAATCAGATTCTCCGAAGAAATCCTTCGCTATGGAGGAGGAGTTGAAGTTGGTTAAACCATCGTGGCCCCCGAAGGAGGGCTTGGCTCAGGAAAATGAACATCTAAATCACCCCTCAAAGTCGTCATTAGAGGAGACCGATAGCCCCGCGGCGAAAGCACAGCATGGACCTGAGGAAAAGGACGAGATgcgagagagagcagaggatgTGAAAAAGACGGAGAAGACTCCGGCTCAGTCGAGGGCTCCGGGGGTCACTCGGGACGAGGCGAGTGTTACTCACGCTCGAGAAACTAGAGAATCAAACAGTGGCTCCCAAGTGGCTTCTGAAATGGACTCTGAAGTAGGAGGAGTTGTGGAAGGCAAGAAAGTACCGCGGGGGAACGGCGAGGACGGCGCTGAAAGGATGGAGGAAGTGAGAGTGAAAGGACACGATGGGCAGACGGAACGTGCAGCGGGTGAGAAGGAAAGCCGAggggagagagataaagagaacgCTGACAGCATGGACAATGGGGAGGCGGGAAAGGTCACCTCGatagacgaagaggaggaggcggcgggacGGGCGCTGAATGCAAActccaacaataacaacaaccacGGCCAGACGGCGCCGGATCGCGACTTCGTGTCTCGAGGGCCGAGCGAGGTCGGGGAAAAGAAGGGAAGTCTGGCAGCGGATCGCGGCGAGGAGGACGGCGCCTTCGCGCtcgaggcggcggcggggggtGCCGAATGTGCCGAAGCCACGGACATTTTCGCCGGCCTGAGCACCGGCGGCTCCGGCCCGCTGTCCGATTTCAGAGCGCCGGACGGCCTTTTTTCGGACTTCGCGACTGAGGCGAGGGACGGAGCGAGCtgggatgaggatgaagaggaagaggaggccctGACCGTCGAGGAGCAGATCAAGAGGAACAGATACTACGACAGCGACGACTCTTGAGCTCATTTGACCTCACGTCCATGGAGAGATGACCTGCCCCCTTTGAATCTGGCGGTTTTTGGTACTGCGTTTAAAGACGACGCTTCAATATCCAGCCGCGTGTGATGGAATGCACCTGGTGTGCAGAGAGCGTCTGTTTCTCCTCGTATGTTTCTTAGTACGCATATCTATATTTTTGATCGCCGACTGATCCAAACAAAGGCTATATTTTCAAATCACTGCATTTATTAAAAACTGTGTTTCTTCCTCTGAATGAATGTGCGCCAGATTTCTTTTTGTGTCTAAATAAAGaggtttccccccctttttttgtcatttatgtCACGTGTTGAAATAAAACTCCACGAATGCGCGACAATGTGAGTTTTTAATCGGGGAGTGCACAGACCATAATAGTTAGCCGTGTCCCCTTTTGTGTGGCTGGCTCCTTTCGATGAATATGACCTATCTTTCGAAGACCTGTTGAGATCTCTTTGGGGAGAAAAGGCGTATTGATTTTCACTGATGGAGCAGGCCTGCTGTAGCAGTTACAGATTTTTCCATTAGGTGGCCTTTGTCGCCGCTGACAGATTCCAGCCCCTCTTTTTGGTTACAGCGAGAACACGCCGGGGTAATGAGAATATACGGTACTGTTAATTACAccggcaacaaacaaaaaaactactttAGAGTCAGACAAGTGATGGCTCTCCGAGTTCAGAGCGGGTCACGATGCCGCATTGTGCTGACTGCTCATTTAAGTTGGGGGAAGGACGGTTGAAACCCCTCCAGAAATGCAGTTTggcgtcttcttttttttttttaattggtgcTATTTGTCTCCCCCAGTAACGTTTCCAAAAGTAGATGCCGTTTCGTAtcgtttttaattgttttatccaACTGCCGAACAATTAGAAACCCAGACAACTGTCCACCCAATTAGATAGGAGAGGCAGCGATAATAAAAACGGCCCACACAGCTGGCATAGATACTCAAATCGGTGCTACATTTCGCAATGAAAACTGCAGATGTATCCATGAGCCCTGGTGCTTGACAGAGTGCCACATAAagggacccccccccacccccgcccccAAACGTGTTGTGAGCGGTTTTATGATGACATTTCTCGTAAAAAAGTGTAGATTTTCTTGAGTAATCGGGTCACGACTCCTGAAAAGAGATTTATTGCCGTCTGTTTTTCtgaaatgtcttcttttttttaaaacgctgTGAACACCACAAGCTGATTGCCATGGtcccattatatatataatatatatatatatattatatataatatatcttgaTGGCAAGTATTTCCCAAACGCTAAGCAACTTTCACTAAAGAAATCTAGATTGATAAATATCACTGCAGGGGAgaggaaaaatatgtttttatctgTTTGGTGACGTTATTTATATCACAGGAGAACAAGTAGAAATTTCTTTAGCTGTGTTTATTACAGAGCCTATTTCAGGCATCCAATCAGAAAcacataacaaaaaaacaacggtAAATTAGCTGAATTGATTCATCAAATTTTCATCAATGAATTTGATTTTGATCAACTAATCAATTTACAGACTAATTGTGAGTATTTTTATTAAGATGGGCTTTCAAAAAAACCTGTCCAATTTAAGATGAGGACCTCAAAAGGTCCCTGTGCCGCTAAACCGGGAAGTGGTGTttattgcccccccccacacccataTGACGTCACACCGCCCAGGCAGagccggtggtgtgacgtcataTGCGTCAAGTCAATCTCAGTTAATAATCACAGCCGGTCCGATTGGCCGACATCCCGCAACACAGCCGCCTTCTGATTGGACGGCTCCTCTCCTCCGGTccgctgctccccccccccctcctcctcctcccctcagccTTCCACCAGCGTGCAGCCCGAGACacacggagcaggaggagaggaatccGCGCGCGCCTTGTGGAACGGACGTTAGGCTGGAGAGAGGACCCGTTCGGACACCGGAACCCGGAGGAGGACGACCCCGGTAGGTGCTCCGACATGCCGAGAGAGCCGGGTCACAGTCCGCGTTGTGGTCGCACTAATtgctcctctcccgtctccggACGCCACGGTTAGCTGTCCATGGAAGTGAAGTGAGTTGACGGGCTTTGCTTCGATGTGGTGTCACGCCGCTGTgtgacctctctgtgtgtggCGGGTCACCGGGTCGGCTCTTCTGCTTTCCCGACTTTCCCCCGGCTGACGGCGGTTAAACTTGGCTGTTCGGCTACCGGAGCCCGTTTCTACGTAGCGTTGTAAG
Proteins encoded in this window:
- the LOC130204291 gene encoding LIM domain and actin-binding protein 1-like, whose product is MYCKPHFTQLFKSKGNYDEGFGQKPHKELWNNKHQDHPAEKNKVKSPSPEKKVTESRIPAAQSTLVAPEDDRRKPEDESKKLATKISVVWPPQSDSPKKSFAMEEELKLVKPSWPPKEGLAQENEHLNHPSKSSLEETDSPAAKAQHGPEEKDEMRERAEDVKKTEKTPAQSRAPGVTRDEASVTHARETRESNSGSQVASEMDSEVGGVVEGKKVPRGNGEDGAERMEEVRVKGHDGQTERAAGEKESRGERDKENADSMDNGEAGKVTSIDEEEEAAGRALNANSNNNNNHGQTAPDRDFVSRGPSEVGEKKGSLAADRGEEDGAFALEAAAGGAECAEATDIFAGLSTGGSGPLSDFRAPDGLFSDFATEARDGASWDEDEEEEEALTVEEQIKRNRYYDSDDS